The DNA region GGGATGGTTGCTAGCCAAATCTTGCCTTGCTGGTTCGAGAAGAAGGTGCGGTTTGAGCCATCCGGGTGGGGAACCATGTTGAGGTAGGTTCCATTCCCGATTTTCTCAAGGCACAGCCCGGTTGGAGGGGTGGGAGCAGCCCCAGTGTCGTTGAGGACGACAGGTGCACCATCAAAGCATGGTAGGCCATCATCGGATGCTCCACCGAGAGCACTGCAGAAGTCTGCTTGAGACTGCCAGAGATCATCCAATTTGGTCGAATTTGAGGCGGTTGGAGCTCCAGCTCGGCCTTGTAATGAGACCGCGAAGGGTGAGTGGATGATGGAGACATTCTGGCACGTATTCCATGCTTTCGAACAGAAGTTGAGCGAAGCTTGGTTCGACTGTGTCGAGTTGGGTGAGACTGTGGAGTTGCACAGCACGGGGACTTGTCGTGGCGCAGAATCGATTCTGAATAGCTCAGCTGAGAACTGATCGCACCTCTGTAGACAACAAACATAGAGAAAAAACCTACAAATGAATAATCAAACTAGAAAATCCCAAAACTGCTACATCATCAAGACTCTGCAGACATAAGTTCatttgttttaaattaaattcttcATCAATCCATCAACTAACTATGAACTAAATGATGCTCATGATAGAAGCATTAACTAAAGAAACACAGCAAAACTGTGAGGATTGATGGATCATGCTATAATTGAAGGTATCTCAAGTGGAGAAATCTTTCCAATCTTCATTATAGGCAGATTActacaaaataatactattgcCACATACAAGATTAAGCAGTTAAAACGAGCTAGTAAACTGCGATTCAACTCGGAAATGGTAATGATTATGCACAAGTTTGTAGATGATTTTACCGAACAAAGGATAGATTTAACAAGAGAAGCACAGGCAGGATCTGAGATGTTCATTGCTGCAAACTGATTCTTCAAAAGCAAATCATCATTTGCATTGCAGCAAACAGTGCCATTGTAGGGACAGAACTGCAGAGTAGAATTTGGACTAAAGGGTGCTCCTGTCACACAATAGAAACACAAAATCAGCTCTTTCaaactctctctccctctctctcttatacacacacacacacacttactTGAATCGGTGCAGAGTGGCAGAGAGAGACAAGAATCAAGAAACTGCAGCAAGATGAAGAACTGAATAATCCTAACAAAATGGCTGCTTCCCATCTTTCCTAATTATACAGCAAAAACAATATAGacagaaaaggaaaagaacTAATTTTTCGAAGAGGGACGAGCCAAAAAGGCCTACTTTTCAAGAATCAACCCCTGAAGAGTTGAAAGAAGCAACAAAAAACTTTTCTTGGTTTCAAACACTTAGCAACCACATTATTGCTTTGACCTCCTGTTTCTGGCCTCTCACCAAAAACTGATGATTGGAGATGAGAAACACAAAACCCTATGTTTGTATGActcaatatatttataaagtTTCTGTCTTTTTCTCCCTGGGTTTGACATTGTGAACTAAGATGGAAGGTTGCTGTGTGCGTAGTTGACTTGAGCTCATAAATTTTGGAATAAAAGTTCAACAAATTATTAGGTAGTTGAGAAAAAAACAGGTGATCTCGAATAAAGAAAGATAATCTAGATAGGATGAGATCTTGATTGGTTGAATGCATTAATACTGTTTCCTCATTCATCTCCATAAAATTCAagggttttattttttttttcaaaccacATGATGTCGAGTAGTATAACATAGTTGGGTACATGTCAGATCAAATCTTAAAAAAACTAATTCTTGCCCACTGATTCAAATGATTTTTTGTCTTTGCCACTTTTTAATATGATTGTGATTTTCGACAATGTTTGACCGTGCACGAGCGAAATGTGTCATTGTCGGCATATTTGTGTTCCCACAACAAAATTTAGATCAAATTATTCTTTTGATGCTTTTACCATTTACCAAAATTAATTGCAGATGCAAAGTACACATTCTAAGTGCGATATAAAACCTCTTTCAAAGTAGACATTGTGGGTACACATTTTGATGATAACAGTAGCAATTGAATGGCTATCACAAGGTGCAAAAAATTAAGCACAATTGGATATGAGAACGCAGTTAATTGGTCAAGTTGAAGCTCATTGCCACACGAAGAGCCTTGAATCGCACAGCTTCCTCTTGTCAGATAATCCTATGGTACAAGCATTCTTAACGTATCTGGTTCAATTATCGAGAGCACCGAGTGCTTTCATGTCCTCCAGGAATGCCATGTATGAGTCATCGATACTTTGTGGTTTTGATGCAGATGACGAGCCAGTGGATTGTTGCTTTGCAACTGGTGGAGCCACAATTGGCCGGTTGGAAGTTGTAGGGGTAGTTGTCTTTGGCTTCGCTTTAGGAAGTGCAGACTCTCTCCTAACTCGTACTGATGCCGGAACCTGCAAAATCACAATCTTCAGGTCAAAATTTCGTGGGACTACAGATATTCTCGAGACAATAATGCAGAGAAGAATGGGGAATGTTCTCATCTATCAAAAGATTTCACAGATAAAATGGACATAAATTTTTATGTTTCAGAACAACAGATTAAGGAGCTCGTCGTTAAGATCAAGTTGGAATTAAAGCTGGAAAGACTCCCCTCAATTTGCATAGAAATGATAAATAAGGAAAAAGGACACTATAAACGAGAAGCATTGCAGAAGCACATAAACTCACCATAGCTGTAAGCTCAGGAGTATGCTGAGCCAGGGGCCTCTTTACGACAGTAGATGCAGCTGATTTGATGTATGATGGCTTCTGAGGAACAGTGTGTAGAGCAATAAAGCCTTCTTGTGAAATAGGAGGCGGGCCAGGTGGAAGCGGTGGTCTCATCATTGATGGATATGCTAGGGGAGGTCCGAAAGGTGGTCTTGGCAATAGTGGAGCCATGAGTCCAGGATGCCCAGGTATTCCAGGAGCAGAAAATGGGGGGTGCATATCTgctggtggtggcggtggaAAGCGTGCCATTCCTGGAGGAAGCATATCAGGCTGCAAACTTGACCCTATGGCAGCTCCAGGCATCTGAGGCTGTTGCCTTAATGGTGGTGGGGGAGGAGCCATTTTCAGAAGATCGTTAGGATCTATTCGAGTTTTTGCCTCTGACTCAGAAGATGAGCCTTCAGGCTGGGTATCACCCAACTTCGCAGGCATTCCAATTGGTGGAGGCTGTAGAGGAAGGCTAGTAGGCATCTGAGAAAAAAACCAGCAAGAAAAAGCCATCAGCAAAAAGATTCAGTACATAGACCCATTTTATTAAGATGATTTATTAAAAACATAACGAAATATCCTGTCATCCAGATTTTGAAGATCTCCTACTCTCCTACACATAAATTTGATCGCAACATATACCAGAACTGGGTGCCTGGCAGCTGATTCTTCTGAATTTGCATTCTCACCGCAAGCAGTACCAGGGGGAGGTGGTTGGGTGGATGGCTGgattggtggaggtggaggaagTGGAGGACGAACAGCAAGTAACTCCTTAGGCGGTGGGCcaggtggaggaggtggaggcggCAAAGGGGGTGGAGGCAATGATGATGCAATATCTCCCACTGCTGGATTTGGAGGTATTGGGGGAGGCGGCGGCAAAGGCAAAGACACAGGTAAACTAGTGCCTTCTCCAGAATCTAAGCCTGCACCAGGCAaaggaggtggtggaggtggaacagGTAAGGTGCCATCCTCTGCTTCTGATTGTGATGATGATGCCACATTACTGGAGCTTTCTGGTAAAGGTATCCTTGGCCCTGCATACCCAATAAAGCAGCAAATTATTGAAGTTTAAGAAGTAAATGGTGTGCAGAGTAAAACGAGCTTCTGGGAAGAAAGACAAGATCATGTTACTAGGGAAGTCAGATAAAACCTATGACACACCTATTGATGATTTAAACATTGGAGGTTTTCCAGGAGGGGGAGCTCCGGAAGGATTCAGAGTTGGGTGATAATAAACTGAGTCCTGCACAAACATGTAGCTAAATGTCTCAGCATATCAGAGCAAAAGAGAAggttcaataaaaaaaattaggaaaatTCAAGTAAACTTACTTCAGGTCTGGGATGTTTGGatctttcttcctcttctgcAGTAACTTGCCTTCGAACAGGTCCCAAATGACTGCAAAATATAATTGCATAGTCGAATTTATAGAGCAGAACCTCATATGAACATCTGTAACTCAATaaagaattttaattaattttatattgcaAGGGTTAGgcttcttcacctgaacatAACTGGTGTTTCACCtttttccttcatcttttcttcatattcctttacaacaaaagaaaaaacataGTTAATGTCATTCTACTTTGAAAAGGAAACGGCATAAAATAAACTAAGAATTCATAATAAAGCACACTAAACAGCTCAAAACAAGGAATTACCTTCCTCTTTTTCATCACGAGATTGAGTGTGTCTTCGAGTTGTCTCTTTTTGTGTTTTCTAGCTTTGTCCAGAGCACCATCTGCCtctgaaaataataaaataatgattaaGATACCAAGTAGACAATGTAAATTACCGTCTCTCCCACGAAATAAAGTGAAAGAAAAAGTAGAAGGTTTTTTTTGGCAAAGGACTGCAGCAAATGTCACTTGGCATGCATGAACCGGCCAAGCTTAGAGTAAACAATAAAGTGAGAGAAACAAGAACATTAGCTAAAAAATTAGTCACTAACAGATTTATTGGGATGAACTAGCTGAAAAGGAACAAAGTCAATCGTACATAAATATACATACATTCTGGAAAACTTCACCAGAACTTTCACAAATTATTTGCGTAGAAAGAGTTGGATTCGTCTTGTGCATCATTAGATAACAAAAAGTGCAGCTGCAGCATGACAATGAGTAATTAAAGTACGGCCAATAACAGTATAAAAAACATCCAAGCCTAGTACATATATCAAGAACCACAGAGAATGTTAAAAAGCATGAAGTATGCATTTTCAACTTCTAAGAACtgaaacaaataaaagaaaattttcttCTTCCAGACAATGAGCAAAAACAAGACATTCGACAAATATATTTTTGGTCTATTCGTTTTTTCTCGCTATATTAAACAAGCTAACTGGAGAAATGTACCCCGCAAAAAAAGAGAACAAGCCAAGTGCTTGCTTATACCAAAGTATTGAGAGATTACTTTCTCTATATTTTGCAGGTCCTGAAGATGTGTAAACAAGTGCCGAGTGCCGACCAAAACTTCATGCTTTGCATGTCTATTTCAAACCTGGAGGCAATGCTAGCTTAAGCCCTAGTAGTAAGTGGTGACTGGAGAAGCAAGGTGGAGATCTAAGAACGAGCTTAACTTTCAAGAAGGGTCAAAAACAGGGCAGAAAATACATCTACTTCCGTACTAAGTATATATCACACTGAGCCACCTATTACTTCTGCTTTGTGATATATGAAATGAGAGAACAAGGATGCCATAAATCTGATATCTATCAAAACACGCTACCGGCTTCCGCCATAACCTCTTTGTCAGCGATAAATTAGACCACATGTTGGTTACAAAACGTTTTATCGTAAACAATCCACCCTTTCTTAAATAACCGCAGTGACAAAATCATCAACCTAAAGCACAGCCTATATAAGCTAAAGAGATACACTAACACAGAATCATGAGGCACCCAAAACAATGCAGCGATGGATTCCAAAAAACTTACTCATTGCTTCCAGCTTCTGAATCTGATCTTTCAGAGTGTCTGGATCCTTCTTCAAAATTCCAACTTCTCTTACCTTCTTCCTCTCCTTTTTATTCTGCTCGATGACatcaaaacaaaatttaaagcaTTAGAACGAAAAACTACCGTCCGCATTACTTAACCATCTGGCAACTCATCAAGCTAAAAGCAATAAAAAACAGGGTATACATGCCCAATCATATTCCTCAGCAAATACATACGATAATTGTGCGAGAACAAATAGTGATCGAACTTACTCGCTTCAATTCCTTCTTCCGCAGCTCTTTGCGGTATGCATCGGTAGGGTTCATGGTTTTGCCTCCCTTCGTCGTCTTCACCATCTTGGCGGCTTTCTCGGtagcaaaaatataaataaatcctCAATTAGAATTCTCTCCTTGCCCTTAGTCTCTTCAATTAGGGTTTGCAGATTGATAGTTGCTGGTTCAAATTGCAGAAGGTTTTGCGATTTGGGGAAGAAGGAGAAGGGTTCGGCTTCGGCCTAAAAAATCATTTCTGGGTATTGAATGTATGATAAAAAGAAAtggataaataattaaatatgcatgttttcttctctttccatttaaattgttagtagtagtagtagtagtaattttttgaaACTACAgtgattattttattgaatgccAAATTGccaaaataaatatttcttaCCATTGTAATTGATTTAAACACAAAAAAGGcattataatagtaataaattaaaatcctagctattaataataaaacattAGGCTAGTAGTGATTTGGGTATTTTGTATCATGTAAACGAAAACTATAATACATGTGTGTTTATGGGATGTTTGGATATTGAACATTCTATATAATAAATAACTCTATCCAAAATCAACTGGTTGTAGCACAATTGGTAGCGCGGAGCTGTCCGCTTGGAGACTTGAGGCCTTATTCCGCAAACTTGGTAGAGCAGGATAAGTCAGATTCCGTTAAACTTGTAGTAAAAAAAACTCTATCCAAATATCATTTGTTAAGCCTATCTGGATTAAACAACAAACACTTGTGGACACAATATTAATGACAAACTACAGAACCAACATGAAGTTCATTATTAGATAACACAAATCATTTTTAGttcactttaaaaaaaattagatttttaaAATACGAATATCACGAAGGTTATTTTTAGATAACATGgaggtcattttttttatcgtttTTGGTTCATTTTATAACTTATACTTTGATATGACGATCCACATATTTTTCTAATTCGAATTTTCTAAATGAACTAAAAGGATCTAAACAAGGAACCTCTGTGTTTTGTTCTGCAATTCTGCATTAGAAATCAATTATACTTTGATCCGACTATTTTTCGGTATCCAGATATCATTTTTAAGCCTATAAGTATTGTTTTAGGTTAAACATCAAACAAATGTAGAGTAATATTTACTATGAAAAGAAAATAGATCCTTAACATAATGTTTAGCATAAGAGTGACGCTCTTGTGCGTACACGATGGAGgcaaggaggaggaggaggacacAACAGTGGTGGAGGAGACGTGGTGATGGAGGGTGAAGTAGGGTGTTGGAAACTGGGAAGAGGAGGGGAAAGGAGATGGGGATAGAGTGGGAGAGGAACGTAAGGGAATGCACGTATCATGGGTGTGCGCACATATAAATTCGATGTGTAAATTCGATGTGTGTTTTTGCTCCTTGGTCTGTCTTTATGTAAATTCGATGTGTGTTTTTGCTCCTTGATCCTATTGGTGGGTATTAGTAATTTTTTGTGTAGGCATCACGTTATTAATAGTTGCTCGTGTCTTATTTTTCAGTGAAGGTCTAATATGTTCCctctttatttttaataaagagtgaactaccTCAAAAGTCCCTAACTTTTCCATTTGTGTCACTGCATGttcctaacaaaaaaaaaatatcgacACACAACCctaaccttaaacataatcacatatcgcCACACAAAAAATATCGCCACACATGGAAACGTCAGAGACTTttgatgtagttcactctttaataaatacaaatattttatgtttaaattgACTAAATTCTCTCTAATTTCTCGATCATAAGTGTAGTTGTGAAACCATCTCTTACACACCACACACTTtctttacatattttattactactacttttaAGCAAATTGTTTGAGAAAATCAATTATGTTAAACGAGAATAAAAAGATTTTTCTATTTGAAATGCAAAAAAATGAGAAACGTGGTTTAAGTCGCGCCCAGTTGCTCTacagcaaataattaaattttttcgAATGTTGCTGCTAAATAATGTTCTAGTTCATGGATCTCTTTTTATCTTGTTAAGTTTTATTCTCAATCACTtggtattttaaattatgtgagTATGTTCTAGTGAATTAATTTACCTTTCGCTTTTTTCCGTTTTTgtgttaaatatttttttaattacaattcACATGCATTTGCAatcacacacactatatacactatTGCGACTCAAAATTCTGATTTATAGGTTAGAGGAGAAATATCTTGTTAATTAAGTTAGTGCTTCGTCGTTGTATTGAATCATTGAGTAAAATTTAGTATATCTAGCAAATATTCAAAATACAGATATGATATACTCCATGAGATATAGAGTTTGTAATAGTCAGAATAATTAATTTGCCACAGCCTTTTCTTAATTAAATAACTAGAATGTGctcatttgccgtcacaatccCCATTCTATGCATCTCATAACAACTATTCACCATTCAAACCTCCAAAACCATGCCGCTCTTGCCAATTTTTTATATCTACCTATTCTTAAATCTGTCTACTTTGTACGGTACCGGTAGTATTTAAAATTAgtaggaattttttttaaaaaaatttcataagCATATTCGCATCTAGTAAAATCCAAGATAATCACCTATTAATATGACATGTGagaatattattaaattaactCTTACTAGCTAGATTTTGATATGGGTGCAACACTGCACAAGCACATGCGAATATAATCTATGCATATATTTCCGTCCATCCATAAAGAATAGTCTGGGACAACACAAGTTATAAAGCAAAGTAGAATTTAATAAGTAAAGTAAGACTAGATAGAAAGTaaaaatgagaatatgtttGAGACATCCTCATATTTTTGTTGACGAACATATCAACGCCTCTAAATAACCATTTTAATTGAGCAAAAGTTAATTCTAAATTTctaactaaaaatgaaaataattattctaaatatttttttacagaaatgagacaattttttcctattaattaaattgtgattCTTACTTTTTATATCAATTAATTTTCagattttatatatatacctataAAAGAtagttgaaaagaaaaaaaaaacgtttTCCTCAGTTGATTAATTGTTTTTTGGTGAGATGTGATTTTACTGTGGGATTCAAAGTAAGTCTTTGTAGAGATCCAAGAAATAGattttatagtataaaattttgATGTTTTCTAGAATCATGCCTATCGATCTAAACTCcacaaaagaaacacaaaagGACAACAATATAATCCATGTAATAGTAGCAAAATTAAAGCTAGGACATgatgttttaatttatataatgaGTAATTCAAAATTGCACGAAAAAAATCTCATAGCTGCGAATAATACAACAAAGgaaaatgttttacatttatttgGGTATGAGTGATTATGATTATTAGATCGTCTAAACTTGTTTTTCTGTAATATTAAAGTGGTTAATCTAATTTTGGGTCTAATGATAAATTTTAATTCTATTTATTAGTTAATGATTTATTGTGGTGGGCCGTGGAACATGAAGCACGGCAGTATGACAACATTTGTGATATTAGATGTCTCATTccgaataaaataaaaatagaagaaatGTCTTATAGTAACTCCTTTTAAAATTCCATGTAATTGAGCATTACATTTTAATCGTCAACTATGTTATTTGTTAATACCACAAGGAAATAGAAAATACAAGAGTTGGGAGAAAACGTcaaaatcatttaattaaatcatttaaattaatattggGCACATGTACACATCAttagtaatttaattaaattaattaataacgtaaattatttaatttgcatATGGGCCCATCGCAAAGCCCAAAGCCGCCCAAGGTCAAATATCGAAGCGAAGCGTGTAAGCATGAGGAGGACACGAGCCAATCGTGATACGCACGTGCCTATACCATAATCATAACTTCCAAATTTCCcaattttaatgtttttgaCAGTTTTAGCTGTTAAACTATAATTAAAGTAGAAAGACGAAAAATACAAATCCGTACTTCGACAAATCTACAAAACATCAGGTTTTTTACTTTGATTGGAGAATGATGACACGTGTAGAAAAAGACACGGACACGTGGCAGGGGTAGATTGGTCACACGACCCGCCAGCAGGCGTTAGTTAAAACGTCGCTGTCAACTGTCATTCGAATTGTTTAGAAACAAAtcgatttaaaaaattgaaatgttgTCGAGTTTGAATCTGGTGATGAAGCAATCCCCCATTAAATTGAAGCCGAATCCCGCCGCGGAGAACTCCCCTTTTTTGGTCCCCATTGATGAAAGGCGGTGGTCTCGGCGGCGGAGTTTTGTCGGAAAatgggcggcggcggcggggaaTCGGAATCGCACAAGGACGACGAGTGGCCGGAGCCTTCGGTTGCCGGAGTCGTTGAAGCGCCAATTCTTTTCTTTGTAGTCACGCACAAGGCTTTCCGCGCGGAGCTCGATTCAGTGCGCCGCTTTGCGGCGACGGCAGCCGAGGGCGGCGCCGTGAGAGGAGAAGTCGTCGTTGACCTTTGCCGGAGGCTCGAGTTTTTGAAGCTTGTGTATGACTACCATAGTGGTGCAGAAGACGAGGTTAGAACTCATTTTAGTATACTACGGGGTATTctgtttgcaagattgtatccggaaTTAAATATGTAacgtgtttggttcatgagattcaatcccacaactcgatggataatcatgggataattagccATAGCTAACcctctatgactaaaataatctcacaactcaatcctagattatatcttggtattattttatctaggaaaccgaacgccacctacATTTTAGTAATCTGACTAAATTGTGAAGAGATTGAAGAATTTTGTGGgtgtttttgtgttttcttttatatttgCTTGAGAAAATGAGAATGATATCTGTATAGGTTGGAATGTTGAATTTCATTTGTGCTTTACATACTTGTACATTTACATGTTTGATCTTGAAGCAATCATAATTTCCGCAACTTTCAAATTTAGGGCAAATTGCCggaaaaatcatgaagtttggtTAAATTTTGGCTCATCTCAACTTTGAAATTCAACCAGAAAAAACCATAAAATTTGGATTTGTTCTCAATTATCTCATGGTGAAAGTTTCTAGTACTCTATATGTTTAATTCATCAGCAGTGATCTTCACGTATGATTTTTCGGCTACCAAGAGTACAATTTAATCAAAAAATTTCACCATGGGATAGATGAGATGAGATCAAATccaaatttcatgttttttctTGCAAATTTTTAAAGTTGCAGCACAGAACAAAGTTTGACCAtacttcatgttttttttactatttgcCCTCGAATTTATAAAGTCTAATGTTAAAGATAGCCTGAGTATACAGTCTGTACTTATACTGATTGGAATATATGAACATATGATGGCGGTTTAAACTACTTAGGGATGAATTGTAAAACCAGTATCGTCTAACTCGGGCTAGAGAATTATCTGTATTATGGTGATATGACTTGAAAAACTTAAGCTTTGAGCTTATTCTGCTGAATTTGCAGATTCAAAGTGTGTCAATGACTCAAATTGCAAATCTCATTCTTAAATGACAGGTTATCTTTCTCGCGTTAGATGCTCAAGTAAAGAACGTAGTACAGACGTATGCCCTTGAACATAGGGCTATCGATGATAGCTTCAATTGCATCTTCCACTACTTGGATGTCTTGATGAACAAAGACGAAGATGCATCTCAGACGTTTCAAGATCTTATTTCTTCGATTGGTACTGTTCAGACCATGATTTGCCATCACATGCATAAAGAAGAGGAGCAGGTGCCTATCAGATTTTTTCGACTCTTATCATATTTAGTCTTCTAGTAGCTTCTTGTTTAACTCACGTCGATGCAGGTGTTTCCTTTGCTGATGGAGAAATGCTCTCCCGAAGAGCAGTCTCAGCTGGTCTGGCAGTATATGTGCAGTGTTCCCACCATACTACTGGAGGAATTTTTACCATGGATGACGCTTTATCTTAGTTCAGATCAAAAAATAGATGTCCTAAACTGCGTAGAGGTTATCATTCCTAAAGAAAGACTACTTCAAGAGGTAGATCCCAAGCTATAATTAACAAGCTTTATGTTGTTAAGTAGTATCTGATATTGATAGTGAACTCCACAGGTCGTCGTTTCCTGGATTCAGCATGGGAGCTCTTCTTCAGGTGCCAACAGCATATACGGAAAGAGGCATCAACTGCTAAGTGGACTATCCAATAGGGACATACATAAGCTATATCCACTTCAGATTTCGTCTGACCGAGGACAGCAATTCAAGAAAGCGTGTTCAATCCAAGAGAACTCTGTGGAGGAACCTGTCAAGGGTATCCATATTTGGCACGCTGCTCTGCAAAGAGATCTCAGTCAAATTATCGAGGAATTGCTTCATATAAGAAGCTCAAACTGTTCCTCGAGTTTGTCTTCAGTCATTGTTCAGCTCAAATTCATTGCAGATGTCTTGATCTTCTATAGGTAGCCATGATGGCTGATTTTAACTTTTCGCCTCACGATTAATTTATGCTTGTTGACACTTTTCCTGTCTCATTGAATGCAGCAATTCTTTGGACAAAATATTCTGTAATTTGTCGAATCTTGTGGCTGAGGATAGCATGTCTCGATGCAGTCCACTTGTAGACGAATGCCAGATTAAGGTTCTCCAACAGCTGCTGCTCTATGAATCTCAAGATTCGACACAGCTAGAAAACTTTGTGGAGATGCTTTATCAGGAACTGGAATCCCTTGTTAGAGGGCTGGACAAAAACTTGATTCTGCTTGAAACTGAGGTACAACAATAGTTTGCTTTTATCGAGTTTTCAATAGTTTGGTTCAGTGATTTTATTTTACGTTTCTTCGTGTTTGGAAGTGAGTTTTGTTGCTTCAGTAACTTTATTTTTCAGTGTATTCCAGGTTTTCCCATCCATTACAACGACTTGCACCGTTGAAATGCAGATGTGGTTGCTGCAGGCATGCCTTTATATGATGCCACTCGGGCTGCTGAGGTGCACGGTTACTTGGTTCTCATCTCATTTAACCGAGCACCAGTCAAAATCTATCATAAAGAAAGTAGAGCTCGGATGTCCTGCGATAAGTAAGCCTTTTACATCTCTACTATGCGAATGGATCCGCATTGGCTCTTCAGGGAAAATCTCAGCTGAAAAGTTTAGATCAAATCTGGAAGAAACATTCAACGGTAGAAGCTTTTACTTGGCTGAGCAAAACAGGCAGAAAATTAGATTCTCTGATTGGATGTTCAACCGAAATGCTACAACAATGGTAAAGATGAGTGCAGACTTTCCATCTTCTTCTGCTGG from Salvia splendens isolate huo1 chromosome 9, SspV2, whole genome shotgun sequence includes:
- the LOC121746811 gene encoding protein EARLY FLOWERING 5-like isoform X2 codes for the protein MKKRKEYEEKMKEKGETPVMFSHLGPVRRQVTAEEEERSKHPRPEDSVYYHPTLNPSGAPPPGKPPMFKSSIGPRIPLPESSSNVASSSQSEAEDGTLPVPPPPPPLPGAGLDSGEGTSLPVSLPLPPPPPIPPNPAVGDIASSLPPPPLPPPPPPPGPPPKELLAVRPPLPPPPPIQPSTQPPPPGTACGENANSEESAARHPVLMPTSLPLQPPPIGMPAKLGDTQPEGSSSESEAKTRIDPNDLLKMAPPPPPLRQQPQMPGAAIGSSLQPDMLPPGMARFPPPPPADMHPPFSAPGIPGHPGLMAPLLPRPPFGPPLAYPSMMRPPLPPGPPPISQEGFIALHTVPQKPSYIKSAASTVVKRPLAQHTPELTAMVPASVRVRRESALPKAKPKTTTPTTSNRPIVAPPVAKQQSTGSSSASKPQSIDDSYMAFLEDMKALGALDN
- the LOC121746811 gene encoding protein EARLY FLOWERING 5-like isoform X1, with protein sequence MVKTTKGGKTMNPTDAYRKELRKKELKRNKKERKKVREVGILKKDPDTLKDQIQKLEAMKADGALDKARKHKKRQLEDTLNLVMKKRKEYEEKMKEKGETPVMFSHLGPVRRQVTAEEEERSKHPRPEDSVYYHPTLNPSGAPPPGKPPMFKSSIGPRIPLPESSSNVASSSQSEAEDGTLPVPPPPPPLPGAGLDSGEGTSLPVSLPLPPPPPIPPNPAVGDIASSLPPPPLPPPPPPPGPPPKELLAVRPPLPPPPPIQPSTQPPPPGTACGENANSEESAARHPVLMPTSLPLQPPPIGMPAKLGDTQPEGSSSESEAKTRIDPNDLLKMAPPPPPLRQQPQMPGAAIGSSLQPDMLPPGMARFPPPPPADMHPPFSAPGIPGHPGLMAPLLPRPPFGPPLAYPSMMRPPLPPGPPPISQEGFIALHTVPQKPSYIKSAASTVVKRPLAQHTPELTAMVPASVRVRRESALPKAKPKTTTPTTSNRPIVAPPVAKQQSTGSSSASKPQSIDDSYMAFLEDMKALGALDN